One Parafrankia irregularis DNA window includes the following coding sequences:
- the rfbB gene encoding dTDP-glucose 4,6-dehydratase, producing MTTLLVTGAAGFIGSNFVRYWLGTHPGDRVVALDALTYAGCRENLADIEVGITFVHGDIRDRDRIESLLREHRVDIVVNFAAESHNSLAIIRPGDFFSTNVMGTQALLEAARTVGVARFHQISTCEVYGDMDLDDPGAFTEDSPYLPRTPYNAAKAGSDHAVRAYGYTYGLPITITNCSNNYGPFQFPEKVIPLFVTRALQGESLPLYASTKNRREWLHVIDHCRAIEAVLERGAVGETYHVGSGIEADIETIADMILGELGLPASLKTIVPDRPSHDRRYLLDSSKLRTALGWEPRISFADGMKATIGWYRDNESWWRPLIGRSPVTETAWQS from the coding sequence ATGACGACTCTGCTGGTGACCGGAGCTGCCGGATTCATCGGGTCCAACTTCGTCCGGTACTGGCTGGGCACGCACCCGGGCGACCGCGTGGTCGCGCTCGACGCGCTGACCTACGCCGGCTGCCGGGAGAACCTCGCGGACATCGAGGTGGGGATCACCTTTGTCCACGGCGACATCCGCGACCGTGACCGGATCGAGTCCCTGCTGCGTGAGCACCGGGTCGACATCGTCGTGAACTTCGCCGCCGAGTCGCACAACAGCCTCGCGATCATCCGTCCCGGGGACTTCTTCTCGACCAACGTGATGGGCACGCAGGCGCTGCTGGAGGCGGCGCGCACGGTCGGTGTCGCGCGCTTCCACCAGATCTCCACCTGCGAGGTCTACGGCGACATGGATCTCGACGACCCGGGCGCGTTCACCGAGGACTCGCCCTACCTGCCGCGGACGCCCTACAACGCCGCCAAGGCCGGCTCGGACCATGCCGTACGGGCCTACGGGTACACCTACGGGCTGCCGATCACGATCACGAACTGCTCGAACAACTACGGGCCCTTCCAGTTCCCGGAGAAGGTCATCCCGCTGTTCGTGACCCGGGCGCTGCAGGGCGAGTCGCTGCCGCTCTACGCCTCGACGAAGAACCGGCGCGAGTGGCTGCACGTGATCGACCACTGCCGGGCCATCGAGGCGGTACTCGAACGCGGCGCGGTCGGCGAGACCTACCACGTCGGCAGCGGCATCGAGGCCGACATCGAGACCATCGCGGACATGATCCTCGGCGAGCTGGGCCTGCCGGCGTCGCTGAAGACCATCGTGCCCGACCGCCCCTCCCACGATCGCCGCTACCTGCTCGACTCCAGCAAGCTGCGCACCGCGCTCGGGTGGGAGCCCCGGATCAGCTTCGCGGACGGGATGAAGGCGACGATCGGCTGGTACCGCGACAACGAGTCCTGGTGGCGCCCCCTCATCGGGCGCTCCCCGGTCACGGAGACCGCCTGGCAGAGCTGA
- a CDS encoding ferredoxin — MKVHVDFDRCASSGTCVQLVPDVFELGDDGYLYLRDEEPDEDLRDDLDEAAEACPTDAITVLEA, encoded by the coding sequence ATGAAGGTCCACGTCGACTTCGACCGCTGCGCGAGCAGCGGTACCTGCGTCCAGCTAGTACCCGATGTTTTCGAGCTCGGAGACGACGGCTACCTCTATCTCCGCGACGAGGAGCCCGACGAGGACCTCCGAGACGATCTTGATGAGGCGGCCGAGGCCTGCCCGACCGACGCGATCACCGTCCTCGAGGCCTGA
- a CDS encoding alpha-E domain-containing protein: MLSRIAESLFWIGRYAERAECTSRILDVHVHRVLEDPWLDETSAGAQLLAVMGVVDRTEPADSRYVTEVLAYDATNSSSIRGSLSAARENARGARVVVSSEVWECLNATWNELPHTEELARRMGPNVYFRYVRDRTAMLAGLVDATLARDDGWRFLVLGRSIERVDMTARLLSSSISEDPNSQSWISLLRSCGAHEAYLRTYRRAVDAARVSEFLLLDRLFPRSIYWSLALAEQILGELDTGRGVVRATVDDAARRSVGRARTELEFRGIDELVAEMPDLLAALQRTCSAVSAAVTARYFARESPHTWASEVPA, encoded by the coding sequence GTGCTGAGCCGCATCGCCGAGTCGCTGTTCTGGATCGGCCGCTACGCCGAACGGGCCGAGTGCACCTCGCGCATCCTCGACGTGCACGTCCACCGGGTGCTGGAGGACCCGTGGCTCGACGAGACGTCCGCCGGCGCCCAGCTGCTGGCGGTCATGGGCGTCGTCGACCGCACCGAACCCGCGGACTCACGGTACGTCACCGAGGTGCTCGCCTACGACGCCACGAACTCGTCGAGCATCCGAGGATCGCTGTCGGCGGCGCGGGAGAACGCGCGCGGTGCCCGTGTCGTGGTCTCCAGCGAGGTCTGGGAATGCCTGAACGCCACCTGGAACGAGCTGCCGCACACCGAGGAGCTCGCCCGCCGGATGGGGCCGAACGTCTACTTCCGCTACGTGCGGGATCGCACGGCGATGCTCGCCGGCCTGGTCGACGCCACCCTGGCCCGTGACGACGGATGGCGCTTCCTCGTGCTCGGCCGGAGCATCGAGCGGGTCGACATGACCGCCCGGCTGCTGTCGTCCAGCATCAGTGAGGACCCCAACTCGCAGAGCTGGATCAGCCTGCTGCGTTCCTGCGGTGCGCACGAGGCCTACCTGCGGACCTACCGGCGGGCCGTGGACGCGGCCCGGGTCTCGGAGTTCCTGCTGCTGGACCGGCTCTTCCCACGGTCCATCTACTGGTCGCTGGCGCTCGCCGAACAGATCCTGGGCGAGCTGGACACCGGTCGTGGGGTGGTGCGCGCGACCGTGGACGACGCCGCGCGCCGTAGCGTCGGGCGGGCCCGGACGGAGCTGGAGTTCCGCGGTATCGACGAGCTCGTCGCGGAGATGCCCGACCTGCTCGCGGCGCTGCAGCGGACCTGTTCGGCGGTGAGCGCGGCCGTGACGGCCCGCTACTTCGCCCGGGAGAGTCCGCATACCTGGGCCAGCGAGGTGCCGGCCTGA
- a CDS encoding ComEA family DNA-binding protein: MNRHSSRQGSCRGDTAGGGTHHVGGGTHHADHASQAAAVHVDDAVTEPLGRSWPAFPPSTRHPGRGTGSLGELDAGWTGSGSDKGSDNGSDGWSDDWSDLDVDGWSDEWAGGRSIENRRQAHPEDLGDRDGPEASGDPDDAGHAGGAGGRRGLEGHDRRGRHRQLSDRLPPSLRGAILAPSARAALVLVVVAVAAAATAGWLAWRGRPVELASKGPGQSALVAQEATTTARPAAGFSVSGASAPAVPTSSSGHPAGTESEAGQEIVVDVAGRVARPGVVRLPAGSRVVDALTLAGGALPGTDTTGLALARVLTDGEQILVDGRAGPAPPLSGSGQAAAGAAGGAGSAAGGGQAPLDLNAATASQLDELPGVGPVLAQRIVDWRAANGPFTSADQLGEVTGVGDRRLADLLPLVTV, from the coding sequence ATGAACAGGCACTCATCGCGTCAGGGGAGCTGCAGGGGTGACACAGCCGGCGGTGGTACCCACCACGTCGGCGGTGGCACCCACCACGCCGATCACGCCAGTCAGGCCGCCGCCGTCCACGTCGACGACGCCGTGACCGAACCGCTGGGGCGGTCCTGGCCGGCGTTCCCGCCGTCAACTCGGCATCCGGGCCGGGGCACCGGCTCGCTCGGCGAGCTGGACGCCGGCTGGACCGGCAGCGGCTCCGACAAGGGGTCCGACAACGGGTCCGACGGCTGGTCGGACGACTGGTCGGACCTCGACGTCGACGGCTGGTCCGACGAGTGGGCGGGCGGCCGGTCGATCGAGAACCGGCGCCAGGCGCATCCTGAGGATCTTGGTGATCGTGACGGTCCCGAAGCTTCGGGGGATCCTGACGACGCCGGCCACGCTGGTGGTGCTGGTGGTCGCCGCGGCCTGGAGGGCCACGACCGGCGCGGGAGGCACCGCCAGCTGTCCGACCGCCTGCCGCCCTCGCTGCGCGGTGCGATCCTCGCGCCGAGCGCGCGGGCGGCCCTCGTGCTGGTCGTGGTAGCCGTCGCGGCCGCGGCGACCGCCGGCTGGCTGGCCTGGCGCGGCCGGCCGGTGGAGCTCGCCTCGAAGGGGCCGGGCCAGTCGGCTCTCGTGGCGCAGGAGGCCACGACGACCGCGCGGCCGGCCGCGGGCTTCTCGGTTTCGGGTGCGTCGGCGCCGGCCGTGCCCACCTCTTCGTCCGGGCATCCGGCTGGCACGGAATCCGAGGCCGGGCAGGAGATCGTCGTCGACGTCGCCGGCCGGGTCGCCCGGCCCGGAGTGGTGCGGCTGCCGGCCGGCTCCCGGGTCGTCGACGCGCTGACCCTGGCCGGCGGAGCGCTGCCGGGTACCGACACGACCGGGCTCGCGCTGGCCCGCGTCCTGACCGACGGCGAGCAGATCCTGGTCGACGGCCGCGCGGGGCCGGCGCCACCACTCTCCGGGAGCGGGCAGGCCGCCGCAGGCGCGGCGGGTGGGGCAGGTTCGGCTGCGGGTGGCGGTCAGGCGCCGCTCGATCTCAACGCCGCGACAGCGAGCCAGCTCGACGAGCTGCCAGGCGTGGGCCCGGTCCTGGCCCAGCGGATCGTCGACTGGCGCGCCGCGAACGGGCCCTTCACGTCAGCCGACCAGCTGGGCGAGGTCACCGGGGTCGGGGATCGGCGGCTCGCGGATCTGCTGCCGCTGGTGACGGTCTGA
- a CDS encoding SDR family oxidoreductase, giving the protein MATAVTGPTGFLGLRLVRALLDRDHDDSLILLAHTGSTAAIDRLSCFLTAAGAGPRRTEELLRRVRIVDVDVARPRLGLTEAAFEELADQIDVLWHSAASTSLSGELADLRRVNVDGTRHVLELAAAGARRPVVHHVSTAFVVGRRSDPVIYEDDLARPADGFETDYEHTKYDAEVLVHEWSAATGRPAVVYRPSILVTDQPPRPDLPEQTLTAVTRAIVTVAALAVDRGLGTGPRDPGRVQTIRIVGNPRASWNMMPVEDAARDMVRIAQRVRPRGVATFHIVHDENLPVSTLCELLESQLAVRMQLVADYPRDPTAIEELIYRIPGFPRYLEHRHVFDDTRARTTLGERTSDTRVDRDYLLSAIGAATAPRTRDALGDQDLDQALSERLRAALAPEGAR; this is encoded by the coding sequence ATGGCAACCGCGGTAACGGGCCCGACCGGGTTCCTCGGCCTCCGTCTCGTCCGGGCGCTGCTCGATCGCGATCATGACGATTCGCTGATCCTGCTCGCCCACACCGGATCCACGGCGGCGATCGACCGGCTCTCCTGTTTCCTGACGGCCGCCGGCGCCGGACCGCGCCGGACCGAGGAGCTGCTGCGCCGGGTCCGGATCGTCGACGTCGACGTCGCACGGCCGCGGCTGGGCCTGACCGAGGCCGCCTTCGAGGAGCTGGCCGACCAGATCGACGTCCTGTGGCACTCCGCCGCGTCCACCAGCCTCAGCGGCGAGCTCGCGGACCTGCGGCGGGTGAACGTCGACGGCACCCGGCACGTCCTGGAGCTGGCGGCCGCCGGCGCGCGCCGGCCGGTCGTCCACCATGTGAGCACCGCGTTCGTGGTGGGCCGCAGGTCCGATCCGGTCATCTACGAGGATGACCTCGCCCGGCCCGCGGACGGCTTCGAGACCGACTACGAGCACACGAAGTACGACGCCGAGGTGCTCGTCCACGAATGGTCGGCCGCAACCGGCCGCCCGGCCGTCGTGTACCGGCCGAGCATCCTCGTCACGGACCAGCCGCCGCGCCCCGACCTGCCCGAGCAGACGCTGACGGCCGTCACCCGGGCGATCGTGACCGTCGCCGCGCTGGCCGTCGACCGGGGACTCGGCACCGGCCCGCGGGACCCGGGCCGCGTCCAGACCATCCGCATCGTGGGTAACCCCCGTGCCAGCTGGAACATGATGCCGGTCGAGGACGCCGCCCGGGACATGGTCCGGATCGCGCAGCGGGTCCGCCCGCGCGGGGTCGCCACGTTTCACATCGTGCACGACGAGAACCTGCCGGTCTCGACCCTGTGCGAGCTGCTGGAGAGTCAGCTCGCGGTGCGGATGCAGCTGGTCGCCGACTACCCACGGGATCCGACCGCGATCGAGGAGCTGATCTACCGAATCCCGGGGTTCCCCAGGTACCTGGAACATCGACACGTCTTCGACGACACCCGGGCGCGGACCACGCTGGGTGAGCGGACGTCCGACACCCGGGTCGACCGGGACTACCTGCTGTCCGCGATCGGCGCCGCGACCGCCCCGAGGACTCGCGACGCCCTGGGGGACCAGGATCTCGACCAGGCGCTGTCCGAGCGCCTGCGCGCCGCCCTCGCCCCGGAGGGCGCCCGATGA
- a CDS encoding ComEC/Rec2 family competence protein, whose product MVSVVMEVGVGLPADAKDAPRDRLDLRLAVPAGAVWAGAALGGYWVPSRELLGCVAVVLAGCALAVLAGAWQRGGGPARAAAGPGRRLAGCVAVAFLAAGLLIGGTAGRARAVGPLAALVRAERTVEAVVVLTDDPKVSRPPAGATGTGAGGPGGAASTATARARLEAVTGPEYRVRAAVPVLLVGRAGYLAAYLPGQRLAVRATLAPPGPGETIAAVLFARAPPHPQGRPPMAQRAAGWLRARLRAAASVVAQPAGGLLPAMVVGDTSKLDPELKDDFRVAGLSHLTAVSGANAAIATGAVLVVLGRTRLGSRSRAFAAAAALVGFVILARPSASVVRAAAMGLVGLAALAAGRPRAVMAALATAVLAVIVLDPTFALSAGFALSVLATAGMVVWGPGWCDGIERRLAARRPQRSRRLLAGATRIAQAVAVAAAAQLACTPVLAWLGGGISLVAIPANVIAAPAVAPATLLGLLTMAVATLHPSAAELFARLAGLPCRWLVLVAGRAADLPGAAIGWPSGPLGAVAALAGVVLAIALARRPPTRRLLAAALASLLVARLFLVPRLAGWPPAGWRLVACDVGQGDGLVLRAGAGSAVVVDVGPDPELMATCLADLGVRRVPLLVLSHLHADHAAGLSGVLGRMPVGEMIVSPLPEPTEQWAEVERGARAAGVTVRSVLSGSAGASGTVGDVRWQVIGPQRVLRGTASDPNNASLVLLAEVGGVTMLLSGDAEPPEQRQVARAGAVTVDVLKVAHHGSADQIPEFLTGTGARAALISVGAGNTYGHPAAATLASLRAAGITVGRTDLHGAVAVVRQPSGRVALVARRPGRM is encoded by the coding sequence ATGGTCTCCGTCGTCATGGAGGTCGGCGTCGGTCTTCCGGCCGACGCGAAGGACGCGCCCCGAGATCGCCTCGACCTGCGCCTGGCTGTGCCGGCCGGCGCGGTCTGGGCCGGCGCGGCGCTGGGCGGTTACTGGGTGCCCAGCCGGGAGCTCCTGGGATGCGTTGCCGTCGTTCTGGCCGGCTGCGCGCTCGCGGTGCTCGCCGGGGCCTGGCAACGGGGCGGCGGGCCGGCCCGCGCGGCTGCCGGGCCCGGGCGGCGGCTCGCCGGCTGCGTCGCCGTCGCCTTCCTCGCGGCGGGGCTGCTGATCGGAGGCACGGCCGGGCGGGCGAGGGCGGTCGGGCCGCTCGCCGCGCTGGTCCGCGCCGAGCGGACGGTGGAGGCCGTCGTGGTCCTCACCGACGATCCGAAGGTCTCGCGGCCGCCGGCCGGGGCCACCGGCACCGGTGCGGGAGGTCCGGGCGGTGCCGCGTCAACGGCCACGGCGCGAGCCCGTCTTGAGGCGGTCACCGGCCCTGAGTACCGGGTACGTGCCGCGGTTCCCGTGCTGCTGGTCGGGCGGGCGGGCTACCTCGCGGCCTACCTGCCGGGGCAGCGGCTGGCGGTTCGGGCCACGCTCGCCCCACCAGGGCCGGGCGAGACAATCGCCGCGGTCCTGTTCGCCCGGGCGCCGCCCCACCCGCAGGGGCGGCCGCCCATGGCACAGCGGGCGGCCGGGTGGTTGCGCGCGCGCCTGCGTGCGGCGGCGAGTGTGGTCGCCCAGCCAGCGGGCGGGCTGCTCCCGGCCATGGTCGTCGGTGACACCTCGAAGCTCGACCCGGAGCTGAAGGACGACTTCCGCGTCGCCGGCCTGAGCCACCTCACCGCTGTCTCGGGAGCGAATGCCGCCATCGCCACCGGTGCCGTCCTCGTCGTCCTCGGCCGTACCCGGCTCGGCTCGCGGAGCAGGGCGTTCGCCGCCGCGGCGGCGCTTGTCGGCTTCGTGATCCTGGCCCGGCCGTCCGCGAGCGTGGTCCGAGCGGCGGCGATGGGGCTGGTGGGCCTTGCGGCGCTGGCGGCCGGGCGGCCACGTGCCGTTATGGCCGCACTGGCGACGGCGGTGCTGGCTGTCATCGTGCTGGACCCGACCTTCGCTCTCTCCGCCGGCTTCGCGCTGTCGGTGCTCGCCACCGCCGGGATGGTCGTCTGGGGGCCGGGCTGGTGTGACGGGATCGAGCGGCGGCTCGCGGCGCGCCGGCCGCAGCGGTCGCGCCGCCTGCTCGCCGGTGCCACCCGGATCGCGCAGGCGGTGGCCGTCGCGGCGGCGGCCCAGCTGGCGTGCACTCCGGTGCTTGCGTGGCTCGGCGGTGGCATCAGCCTCGTCGCCATCCCGGCGAACGTGATCGCGGCGCCCGCGGTCGCGCCAGCCACCCTGCTCGGCCTGCTCACCATGGCCGTGGCCACACTGCACCCGTCCGCGGCCGAGCTGTTCGCCCGGCTGGCGGGCCTGCCGTGCCGGTGGCTTGTGCTGGTCGCCGGCCGGGCGGCCGACCTTCCGGGGGCGGCGATCGGCTGGCCGTCCGGGCCGCTCGGCGCGGTGGCTGCGCTCGCCGGGGTCGTGCTGGCCATCGCCCTGGCACGGCGTCCGCCGACCCGCCGGCTGCTCGCCGCGGCGCTCGCGAGCCTGCTGGTGGCACGCCTTTTCCTGGTGCCGAGGCTGGCGGGCTGGCCACCGGCGGGCTGGCGGCTCGTGGCCTGTGACGTGGGCCAGGGCGACGGGCTGGTGCTACGGGCCGGAGCCGGCTCGGCGGTCGTGGTCGATGTCGGGCCCGACCCCGAGCTGATGGCCACCTGCCTGGCCGATCTCGGGGTCCGGCGGGTGCCGCTTCTGGTGCTCAGCCACCTGCACGCCGACCATGCGGCGGGTCTGAGCGGGGTGCTGGGCCGGATGCCGGTGGGCGAGATGATCGTGAGCCCGCTGCCCGAGCCGACGGAGCAGTGGGCCGAGGTCGAGCGCGGTGCCCGGGCGGCGGGGGTCACGGTCCGCTCGGTGCTCTCGGGCTCGGCCGGTGCGTCCGGCACGGTCGGGGATGTCCGCTGGCAGGTCATCGGCCCGCAGCGGGTTCTGCGTGGCACGGCCAGTGATCCGAACAACGCCAGTCTCGTGCTGCTCGCGGAGGTCGGTGGCGTGACGATGCTGCTGAGCGGGGACGCGGAACCGCCGGAGCAGCGCCAGGTCGCACGGGCCGGCGCGGTGACGGTGGACGTGCTCAAGGTCGCCCACCACGGCTCCGCTGATCAGATCCCGGAGTTCCTGACCGGGACGGGCGCGCGGGCCGCCCTGATCAGTGTCGGGGCCGGGAACACATACGGGCATCCGGCGGCCGCGACGCTGGCGAGCCTGCGCGCGGCCGGGATCACCGTCGGCCGGACCGACCTGCACGGCGCGGTGGCGGTCGTCCGGCAGCCGTCCGGCCGGGTGGCGCTGGTGGCGCGTCGGCCCGGTCGGATGTGA
- a CDS encoding transglutaminase family protein encodes MSWQIRIEHSTGYRYASPVISSYNEARIIPQTGDRQLTLEATVRTEPASSTYRYWDYWGTQVTAFDLHTPHTELVVTGRSVVQTAPAPQPPVDVPSWRDLADDTVADRFVEFVRPTASTPEHPELVAAARELAAAHSPADFLPAVGDWVREKLTYQPGTTEVRTSAVEAWEQGVGVCQDFAHLALVLMRAAGLPARYVSGYQHPSADAEVGETLSGQSHAWVEGWLGQWWAFDPTNGVPAGEQHVVVARGRDYHDVPPLQGVYSGGESTSLGVTVAVTRLG; translated from the coding sequence ATGAGCTGGCAGATCCGGATCGAGCACTCGACGGGCTACCGGTATGCGAGCCCGGTGATCTCCTCGTACAACGAGGCGCGGATCATCCCCCAGACCGGGGACCGCCAGCTGACGCTGGAAGCCACGGTACGGACCGAACCGGCCTCGTCCACCTACCGGTACTGGGACTACTGGGGGACCCAGGTCACCGCCTTCGACCTGCACACCCCGCACACCGAGCTCGTCGTCACCGGGCGTTCGGTGGTGCAGACGGCGCCCGCGCCGCAGCCGCCGGTGGACGTCCCGAGCTGGCGGGATCTCGCCGACGACACCGTCGCGGACAGGTTCGTCGAGTTCGTCCGGCCCACTGCCTCGACCCCGGAGCACCCCGAGCTGGTCGCGGCGGCCCGCGAGCTCGCCGCCGCCCACAGCCCCGCGGACTTCCTGCCCGCCGTCGGTGACTGGGTGCGGGAGAAGCTGACCTACCAGCCCGGGACGACGGAGGTGCGCACGTCCGCCGTCGAGGCCTGGGAGCAGGGGGTAGGGGTCTGCCAGGACTTCGCTCACCTGGCCCTGGTGCTGATGCGGGCCGCGGGCCTGCCGGCGCGGTACGTGTCGGGCTACCAGCATCCGTCGGCGGACGCCGAGGTGGGGGAGACCCTCAGCGGGCAGAGCCACGCCTGGGTCGAGGGCTGGCTCGGCCAGTGGTGGGCCTTCGACCCGACCAACGGGGTACCGGCCGGTGAACAGCATGTCGTCGTCGCACGCGGGCGTGACTACCACGACGTGCCGCCCCTGCAGGGTGTGTACTCGGGCGGTGAGTCGACGTCCCTCGGCGTGACGGTCGCGGTGACCCGCCTGGGCTGA
- a CDS encoding YceI family protein, whose product MTAPASTPLTDLTGTWTLDPAHTRIGFAARHAMVTTVRGQFTGVQGTLELDGANPTASTANVTIETATFDSGTPDRDGHVKSADLLDVEQFPTITFVSTGAKTGSDEDSYVLTGDLTIRGVTRPVELAITFEGSSKDPFGNIRAGFTGATSISRKDFGITFNAVLETGGVLISDKIKIELDVSAIKSV is encoded by the coding sequence ATGACCGCTCCAGCCAGCACCCCCCTGACCGACCTGACCGGCACCTGGACCCTCGACCCCGCGCACACCCGGATCGGCTTCGCCGCCCGCCACGCGATGGTGACCACCGTGCGCGGCCAGTTCACCGGCGTGCAGGGAACCCTCGAGCTCGACGGCGCCAACCCGACCGCGTCGACCGCGAACGTGACCATCGAGACGGCCACGTTCGACAGCGGCACCCCCGACCGCGACGGGCACGTCAAGTCGGCCGACCTGCTCGACGTCGAGCAGTTCCCGACGATCACCTTCGTCAGCACCGGCGCGAAGACCGGCTCCGACGAGGACAGCTACGTGCTGACCGGAGACCTCACCATCCGCGGCGTCACCCGGCCCGTCGAGCTCGCGATCACGTTCGAGGGCAGCTCCAAAGACCCGTTCGGCAACATCCGGGCCGGCTTCACCGGCGCGACGAGCATCAGCCGCAAGGACTTCGGCATCACGTTCAACGCCGTGCTGGAGACCGGTGGCGTGCTGATCAGCGACAAGATCAAGATCGAGCTGGACGTCTCCGCGATCAAGTCGGTCTGA
- a CDS encoding circularly permuted type 2 ATP-grasp protein: protein MADLFEGYAAEVVAAAAWDEVFDPTHRPRDVYSALHDALQPLSSADLAARKVALDRAFRDAGITFNLFGEERPFPLDLVPRLLSGDEWDVIERGVVQRVRALEAFLADVYGPAEVLADGIVPRRLVLSSSHFHRAAHGVDPPNGVRAHVSGIDLVRDENGDFRVLEDNVRVPSGVSYVIENRRAMTRVFPELFATHRVRPVADYATHLLHALRAAAPPEVADPTVVVLTPGVYNAAYFEHALLARQMGVELVEGRDLSVRNNRVTMRTTEGDQPVHVIYRRVDDDWLDPLHFRPESMVGCAGLLNVARAGNVTIANAVGNGVADDKLMYTYVPDLIRYYLGEEPVLRNIDTFRLEEPDQRAHVLDNLDALVVKPVDGSGGKGIVIGPQATEAELAELRARVLGDPRGWIAQPVVKLSTSPTLAGDRLGPRHVDLRPFAVNDGNRIWVLPGGLTRVALPRGSLVVNSSQGGGSKDTWVLAPERLGRETAPPIRRSGPSPSVAPGPDLGPHSSDEQQQQQSEQQNQARSSVMGEEAQAC from the coding sequence GTGGCCGACCTGTTCGAGGGGTATGCGGCGGAGGTCGTTGCGGCGGCTGCGTGGGACGAGGTCTTCGACCCGACCCACCGCCCCCGGGATGTGTACTCCGCCCTGCACGACGCGCTCCAGCCGCTGAGCAGCGCCGACCTTGCTGCCCGCAAGGTGGCGTTGGACCGGGCCTTCCGGGACGCCGGCATCACCTTCAACCTCTTCGGGGAGGAACGCCCGTTCCCCCTGGACCTGGTCCCCCGGCTGCTCTCCGGGGACGAGTGGGACGTCATCGAACGCGGTGTCGTGCAGCGGGTGCGCGCCCTGGAGGCGTTCCTCGCGGACGTCTACGGGCCCGCCGAGGTGCTCGCGGACGGCATCGTGCCCCGCCGGCTCGTGTTGTCGAGCTCGCACTTCCACCGCGCGGCGCACGGCGTCGACCCGCCGAACGGTGTCCGTGCCCACGTCAGCGGCATCGACCTCGTCCGCGACGAGAACGGGGACTTCCGGGTCCTCGAGGACAACGTCCGCGTCCCGTCCGGAGTGAGCTACGTCATCGAGAACCGGCGGGCGATGACCCGGGTCTTCCCGGAGCTGTTCGCGACGCACCGGGTGCGTCCGGTGGCCGACTACGCGACCCATCTGCTGCACGCCCTGCGTGCGGCGGCGCCGCCCGAGGTCGCCGACCCGACCGTGGTCGTGCTCACCCCCGGGGTCTACAACGCGGCCTACTTCGAGCACGCGCTGCTGGCCCGGCAGATGGGTGTCGAGCTGGTCGAGGGCCGGGACCTGTCGGTGCGCAACAACCGGGTCACGATGCGCACCACCGAGGGTGACCAGCCCGTGCACGTGATCTACCGGCGGGTCGACGACGACTGGCTCGACCCGCTGCACTTCCGCCCGGAGTCGATGGTCGGGTGCGCCGGCCTGCTGAACGTGGCCAGGGCCGGCAACGTGACGATCGCCAACGCGGTCGGCAACGGCGTCGCCGACGACAAGCTGATGTACACCTACGTCCCGGACCTCATCCGCTACTACCTGGGTGAGGAGCCGGTCCTGCGCAACATCGACACCTTCCGGCTCGAGGAGCCCGACCAGCGGGCGCACGTCCTGGACAACCTCGACGCGCTGGTGGTCAAGCCGGTGGACGGCTCCGGCGGCAAGGGAATCGTCATCGGGCCGCAGGCGACCGAGGCGGAGCTCGCCGAGCTGCGGGCCCGGGTGCTGGGCGACCCGCGCGGCTGGATCGCCCAGCCGGTCGTGAAGCTCTCCACCTCGCCGACGCTCGCCGGCGACCGGCTCGGCCCCCGGCACGTCGACCTGCGCCCGTTCGCCGTCAACGACGGGAACCGGATCTGGGTGCTGCCCGGCGGCCTGACCCGGGTCGCGCTGCCCCGCGGCAGCCTGGTCGTGAACTCCAGCCAGGGCGGGGGCTCCAAGGACACCTGGGTGCTCGCCCCGGAACGGCTCGGGCGGGAGACCGCGCCGCCGATCCGGCGTTCCGGGCCGTCCCCGTCGGTGGCGCCCGGGCCCGACCTCGGCCCGCACTCGTCCGACGAGCAGCAGCAACAGCAGTCCGAGCAGCAGAACCAGGCCCGGTCGAGCGTGATGGGGGAGGAGGCGCAGGCGTGCTGA